In Homo sapiens chromosome 11, GRCh38.p14 Primary Assembly, one DNA window encodes the following:
- the RAB30 gene encoding ras-related protein Rab-30, producing the protein MSMEDYDFLFKIVLIGNAGVGKTCLVRRFTQGLFPPGQGATIGVDFMIKTVEINGEKVKLQIWDTAGQERFRSITQSYYRSANALILTYDITCEESFRCLPEWLREIEQYASNKVITVLVGNKIDLAERREVSQQRAEEFSEAQDMYYLETSAKESDNVEKLFLDLACRLISEARQNTLVNNVSSPLPGEGKSISYLTCCNFN; encoded by the exons ATGAGTATGGAAGATTATGATTTCCtgttcaaaattgttttaattggCAACGCTGGTGTGGGGAAGACGTGCCTCGTCCGAAGATTCACTCAG gGTCTTTTCCCCCCAGGTCAAGGAGCCACAATTGGAGTTGATTTTATGATTAAGACAGTGGAGAttaatggtgaaaaagtaaaG CTACAGATCTGGGACACAGCAGGTCAAGAGAGATTTCGGTCCATTACCCAGAGTTACTACCGAAGCGCCAATGCCTTGATCCTCACCTATGACATTACCTGTGAGGAATCCTTCCGTTGCCTTCCTGAGTGGCTGCGGGAGATAGAACAATATGCCAGCAACAAGGTCATCACTGTGTTAGTGG GCAACAAGATTGACCTGGCTGAAAGGAGAGAGGTTTCCCAGCAGCGAGctgaagaattctcagaagctCAGGACATGTATTATCTGGAGACCTCAGCCAAGGAATCTGATAATGTGGAGAAACTCTTCCTTGACTTAGCATGCCGACTCATCAGTGAAGCCAGACAGAACACACTTGTGAACAATGTATCCTCACCCTTACCTGGAGAAGGGAAAAGCATCAGCTATTTGACTTGTTGTAATTTCAACTAA